A genomic stretch from Synergistaceae bacterium DZ-S4 includes:
- the malQ gene encoding 4-alpha-glucanotransferase yields the protein MDRRSGVLMHLSSLPGPFGTGGLGSNAEIFANFLYDSGFRLWQVLPVTPTDGASFYSPYSSGSSFAGNRIFISPEKLAEDGLLDPDILADCHHQGPEISADYGYTDQMISKLIRIAWQRFKEDRQRYSSLAGDYSDFIRRESLWLKDHALFTLLKNTFDGLPWNRWPEPFALRDRDTIGNYIRENGKEEEAELLFFEQFVFDRQWKTFRRYCRDRGISLMGDIPMFVAYDSADVWANRELFDLDPQGSPIKVAGVPPDYFSATGQRWGNPLYNWKIMQKDGFAWWRARTRKTLENFDLVRIDHFRGFSACWAVPAEEDTAENGEWTAAPGRELLSAILGMIREEGLQASGLVAEDLGIITEDVRELMEEFVLPGMKVLLFAFDGEIGRNPYAPHNHRPDSVVYTGTHDNNTVRGWWENESDERMRSLVSEYTGLEISALNVSEVFVNMALSSTSGLAVIPMQDILSLGGSARMNVPGVAAGNWLWRMSTDQLQSLTGEDSRIKARFKRSNRIYGR from the coding sequence TTGGACAGAAGAAGCGGCGTTTTGATGCATTTGTCCTCTCTGCCCGGACCATTTGGGACGGGGGGGCTTGGAAGCAATGCGGAGATTTTTGCAAATTTTCTTTATGACTCGGGATTCAGGCTTTGGCAGGTACTGCCTGTGACACCGACTGACGGGGCCTCATTCTACTCACCCTACAGCAGCGGATCGTCTTTTGCGGGGAACCGCATTTTTATCAGCCCTGAAAAACTCGCTGAAGATGGTCTTTTGGATCCGGATATTCTCGCAGACTGTCACCACCAGGGACCGGAAATCTCCGCAGACTACGGGTACACAGACCAGATGATCAGTAAATTGATCCGGATCGCATGGCAGCGTTTCAAAGAAGACAGGCAGAGATACTCATCTCTGGCAGGCGATTACAGTGATTTCATCAGGAGGGAGTCTTTATGGCTCAAGGATCATGCCCTCTTTACCCTTCTGAAAAACACATTCGACGGCCTGCCATGGAACAGGTGGCCTGAACCCTTTGCTTTGAGGGACCGGGACACCATTGGAAATTACATCAGAGAAAACGGAAAGGAAGAGGAAGCAGAGCTGCTTTTCTTTGAGCAGTTTGTCTTCGACAGGCAGTGGAAGACATTCCGCAGGTACTGCCGGGATAGGGGGATAAGCCTGATGGGGGACATCCCGATGTTTGTCGCATACGACAGTGCCGACGTGTGGGCGAACCGGGAACTCTTCGACCTTGACCCTCAAGGATCGCCCATTAAAGTGGCTGGGGTCCCTCCGGATTACTTCAGCGCTACAGGACAGAGATGGGGAAATCCGCTCTATAACTGGAAAATCATGCAAAAAGACGGCTTTGCATGGTGGAGAGCCAGAACAAGGAAAACCCTGGAGAACTTTGACCTGGTAAGGATAGATCATTTCAGGGGCTTCTCCGCATGCTGGGCTGTACCGGCCGAAGAAGATACGGCTGAGAACGGGGAATGGACAGCCGCTCCGGGAAGGGAACTGCTCAGTGCGATATTAGGGATGATCCGGGAGGAGGGCCTGCAGGCATCAGGACTCGTGGCGGAGGATCTCGGCATCATTACTGAGGATGTAAGGGAACTCATGGAAGAGTTCGTCCTCCCCGGTATGAAGGTCCTCCTCTTTGCCTTTGACGGAGAGATCGGCCGGAACCCGTATGCACCCCATAACCACAGGCCGGATTCTGTAGTATATACGGGGACCCATGACAACAATACGGTCCGCGGATGGTGGGAGAACGAATCCGATGAGCGCATGCGGTCGCTTGTATCTGAGTACACAGGTCTTGAGATAAGTGCACTGAATGTCTCGGAAGTTTTTGTGAATATGGCGCTGTCATCAACATCCGGGCTTGCGGTAATACCGATGCAGGATATACTTTCTC